The Euzebya sp. genomic sequence GGCTACGACGACCCCGTGCTGGTCGGGCACTCCGACGGCGCCTCGATCGCGCTGATCGCCGCCGGCAGCGGGGCGGTGGAGCCGGCCGGCCTGGTGCTGCTGGCCCCCCACGTCATCGTGGAGGACCGATCCATCGAGGGGATCGAGCGGGCCAAGCAGGTCTACGAGACCACCGACATGGGCACGCGGATGGGTCGCTACCACGCCGACGCCGACGCCACGTTCTGGGGCTGGAACGACATCTGGCTCGACCCGGCGTTCCGCGCCTGGGACATCCGCGACGTGCTGGCCGGGGTGCGCTGCCCGACCCTGTGCGTGCAGGGCGTCGACGACGAGTACGGCACGATGCGCCAGCTCGACGAGATCGCCGACCGGGTGCGAGGTCCGGTGACGCGGATCGAGCTCGAGGACTGCGGCCACGCCCCGCACCTCGACCGCCCCGAGGCCACGCGTGAGGCGGTCACCCGGTTCGTCGCGGACCTCTGACGCAACCGA encodes the following:
- a CDS encoding alpha/beta fold hydrolase; the protein is MTEVTGGTLDVGLGPIEYVEIGPATGEGEGQAPLVFLHEGLGSVELWRSFPTDVVAATGRRALVFSRHGYGASAVVREPRGVDYMHREGIDVLPAVLDALGYDDPVLVGHSDGASIALIAAGSGAVEPAGLVLLAPHVIVEDRSIEGIERAKQVYETTDMGTRMGRYHADADATFWGWNDIWLDPAFRAWDIRDVLAGVRCPTLCVQGVDDEYGTMRQLDEIADRVRGPVTRIELEDCGHAPHLDRPEATREAVTRFVADL